The Siniperca chuatsi isolate FFG_IHB_CAS linkage group LG2, ASM2008510v1, whole genome shotgun sequence genome window below encodes:
- the mettl1 gene encoding tRNA (guanine-N(7)-)-methyltransferase isoform X1, with protein MSSLMPQKRYYRQRAHSNPMAYHTFDYPVCPEEMDWSELYPDIFTGSTSEKETPRVEFADIGCGYGGLLVELSPLFPDKLILGLEIRVKVSDYVRDRIQSLRASEPGSYQNIACIRSNAMKYLPNFFSKGQLSKMFFLFPDPHFKKTKHKWRIVSPTLLAEYAYTLRVEGLVYTMTDVEEVHLWMVKHFTEHPLFTRVPDEELVSDVIINRLGTCTEEGKKVQRNGGKNFLAVFRRIED; from the exons ATGAGTTCGTTAATGCCGCAGAAGCGTTACTACAGACAGCGAGCCCATTCAAACCCGATGGCATACCACACGTTTGATTA CCCTGTGTGTCCTGAGGAGATGGACTGGTCTGAGCTGTATCCAGACATCTTCACTGGCAGCACCTCTGAGAAGGAGACCCCCCGAGTTGAGTTTGCAGACATTGGATGTGGATATGGGGGGCTTTTAG TGGAGTTATCGCCACTTTTCccagacaagctcatcctgggcCTGGAGATCCGAGTGAAAGTGTCAGATTATGTCCGGGATCGTATCCAGTCACTGCGTGCCTCGGAACCAGGAAGCTACCAGAACATTGCCTGCATTCGCAGCAATGCGATGAAGTACCTCCCCAACTTCTTTTCTAAAGGACAG ctcagtAAGAtgttcttcctcttccctgACCCACACTTTAAGAAGACCAAGCACAAATGGAGGATCGTTAGTCCCACATTGTTGGCAGAGTACGCCTACACACTGCGAGTTGAG GGTTTGGTGTATACCATGACAGATGTGGAGGAAGTACACCTCTGGATGGTGAAGCACTTCACTGAACATCCACTGTTTACGCGTGTCCCAGATGAAGAACTG GTCAGTGATGTCATTATAAACCGTTTGGGTACCTGtacagaggaaggaaagaaagtgcagagaaatggagGGAAGAATTTCCTCGCAGTTTTCCGGAGGATTGAGGATTGA
- the mettl1 gene encoding tRNA (guanine-N(7)-)-methyltransferase isoform X2, with protein sequence MSMCLSPVCPEEMDWSELYPDIFTGSTSEKETPRVEFADIGCGYGGLLVELSPLFPDKLILGLEIRVKVSDYVRDRIQSLRASEPGSYQNIACIRSNAMKYLPNFFSKGQLSKMFFLFPDPHFKKTKHKWRIVSPTLLAEYAYTLRVEGLVYTMTDVEEVHLWMVKHFTEHPLFTRVPDEELVSDVIINRLGTCTEEGKKVQRNGGKNFLAVFRRIED encoded by the exons ATGTCCATGTGTCTGAG CCCTGTGTGTCCTGAGGAGATGGACTGGTCTGAGCTGTATCCAGACATCTTCACTGGCAGCACCTCTGAGAAGGAGACCCCCCGAGTTGAGTTTGCAGACATTGGATGTGGATATGGGGGGCTTTTAG TGGAGTTATCGCCACTTTTCccagacaagctcatcctgggcCTGGAGATCCGAGTGAAAGTGTCAGATTATGTCCGGGATCGTATCCAGTCACTGCGTGCCTCGGAACCAGGAAGCTACCAGAACATTGCCTGCATTCGCAGCAATGCGATGAAGTACCTCCCCAACTTCTTTTCTAAAGGACAG ctcagtAAGAtgttcttcctcttccctgACCCACACTTTAAGAAGACCAAGCACAAATGGAGGATCGTTAGTCCCACATTGTTGGCAGAGTACGCCTACACACTGCGAGTTGAG GGTTTGGTGTATACCATGACAGATGTGGAGGAAGTACACCTCTGGATGGTGAAGCACTTCACTGAACATCCACTGTTTACGCGTGTCCCAGATGAAGAACTG GTCAGTGATGTCATTATAAACCGTTTGGGTACCTGtacagaggaaggaaagaaagtgcagagaaatggagGGAAGAATTTCCTCGCAGTTTTCCGGAGGATTGAGGATTGA
- the LOC122864359 gene encoding 25-hydroxyvitamin D-1 alpha hydroxylase, mitochondrial has translation MFSARRMLQQALRGSGRSALPLVKWMERWVEGASAAPEGTEAVRTLDNMPGPSVASFAWDLFAKRGLSRLHELQLEGVQRYGPMWKASFGPILTVHVADPALIEQVLRQEGQHPMRSDLSSWKDYRKLRGHHCGLLTSEGEEWQSVRSLLGKHMLRPKAVEAYDKTLNSVVGDLIAKLRLRRRPQGLVTDIASEFYRFGLEGISSVLFESRIGCLDQVVPAETERFIQSINTMFVMTLLTMAMPSWLHQLFPKPWNVFCQCWDYMFDFAKGHIDQRLTAEAEKVARGEKVEGRYLTYFLSQTGLPMKTVYSNVTELLLAGVDTISSTMSWSLYELSRHPGVQASLRDEVLSVLGGRSIPVAADVARMPLLKATVKEVLRLYPVIPANARVITERDIQVGGYLIPKNTLITLCHFATSRDPAVFPNPEEFQPHRWLNKDRTHHPYASVPFGVGKRSCIGRRIAELELYLALARILIEFDVKPDPEGISVKPMTRTLLVPENVISLQFIER, from the exons ATGTTCTCTGCGAGAAGGATGCTGCAGCAAGCTCTCAGAGGATCCGGCCGCAGCGCCCTCCCCCTGGTCAAGTGGATGGAGAGGTGGGTTGAGGGTGCATCGGCTGCTCCGGAGGGGACCGAGGCAGTGAGGACTCTGGACAACATGCCCGGACCGTCGGTCGCCAGCTTCGCCTGGGACTTGTTCGCCAAACGGGGGCTGTCACGGCTGCACGAGCTACAG CTGGAAGGAGTGCAGCGGTACGGGCCCATGTGGAAGGCGAGCTTCGGTCCCATACTGACGGTTCATGTGGCCGATCCAGCGCTCATTGAGCAGGTACTAAGGCAGGAGGGCCAGCACCCCATGCGCTCTGACCTTTCCTCCTGGAAGGACTACAGGAAGCTCAGAGGACATCACTGTGGACTCCTGACGTC TGAGGGGGAGGAGTGGCAGTCGGTGAGAAGTCTCCTGGGGAAGCACATGCTGCGACCGAAGGCAGTCGAAGCTTACGATAAAACCCTGAACAGCGTGGTCGGTGACCTCATCGCCAAACTTCGCCTCCGCAGACGTCCTCAAGGCCTCGTCACCGACATCGCCAGCGAGTTTTATCGCTTTGGCCTCGAGG GCATTTCCTCCGTGTTGTTTGAATCCAGAATTGGTTGCCTGGATCAGGTTGTTCCTGCAGAGACAGAGCGTTTCATCCAGTCGATCAACACCATGTTTGTTATGACGCTTCTTACCATGGCCATGCCAAGTTGGTTGCACCAGCTGTTTCCTAAACCTTGGAACGTCTTCTGTCAGTGCTGGGACTACATGTTTGACTTTG CGAAAGGTCACATTGACCAGCGTCTGACGGCCGAAGCAGAGAAGGTCGCCCGCGGAGAGAAGGTGGAGGGCCGTTATCTCACCTACTTCCTGTCGCAGACCGGGCTGCCCATGAAGACCGTCTACAGCAACGTCACGGAGCTGCTTCTTGCAGGAGTGGACACT ATCTCCAGCACTATGTCCTGGTCATTGTACGAGCTGTCCCGTCACCCTGGGGTGCAGGCGTCGCTCCGGGATGAGGTGTTGAGTGTACTGGGGGGTCGAAGCATACCGGTGGCAGCGGATGTGGCCCGCATGCCTCTCCTGAAGGCCACAGTCAAAGAAGTGCTTAG ATTGTACCCTGTTATTCCTGCCAATGCAAGAGTCATTACAGAGAGGGACATCCAGGTTGGAGGCTACCTCATCCCTAAAAAT ACTCTGATTACCCTGTGCCACTTTGCAACATCACGGGATCCAGCAGTGTTTCCAAATCCGGAAGAATTCCAGCCCCATCGATGGTTGAACAAGGACCGGACTCATCACCCGTATGCCTCCGTACCCTTTGGTGTGGGAAAACGCAGCTGCATAGGTCGTCGTATCGCTGAGCTGGAGCTCTACCTTGCTCTTGCCAGG ATCCTCATAGAGTTCGATGTGAAGCCGGACCCAGAGGGGATTTCCGTGAAGCCCATGACACGGACGCTTTTAGTCCCTGAAAATGTCATTAGCCTCCAGTTTATAGAACGATGA
- the mcrs1 gene encoding microspherule protein 1 isoform X1: MQAGDPVVGAPMAVAGAQSRSEDEESLGVKDVKRTATQAFGSGVPKRRSSSRSIKRKKFDDELVESSLVKSSSRVKGPPVIEPVRCSGSEPSSSEKKKVTKSGTALTPPLTMVVNPAPITKRVKKSKQPLHITKDLGRWKPTDDLLLINAVLQTTDLTSVHLGVKFSCRFTLREIKERWYALLYDPVISKLAWQAMRQLHPEAIAAIQSKALFSQAEEALLAKIGSTSQPKLDVFQELLSKHPGVFHPSRTPKSLLVHWQLLKQYYLLDDQSVQPLPKGDQVLNFSDAEQMVDDVKLKESRDEVLEHELMISDRHQKREIRQLEQELPRWQVLVDSITGMSMPDFDNQTLAALRGRMVRYLMRSREITLGRATKDKPIDVDLSLEGPAWKISRKQGIIKLKNNGDFFIANEGRRPIYIDGRPVLSGNKWKLNNNSVVEIAGLRFVFLINLELISLIKAEAAKMTQQ; encoded by the exons ATGCAAGCTGGTGACCCTGTGGTTGGCGCACCGATGGCAGTAGCTGGTGCTCAGAGTCGGTCGGAGGACGAAGAGTCACTCGGTGTAAAAGATGTGAAAAGGACAGCAACACAAGCATTTGGCAGTGGTGTCCCCAAACGCAGAAGTTCCTCCAG GTCAATAAAGAGGAAGAAGTTTGACGATGAGCTGGTGGAGAGCAGTCTCGTGAAGTCGTCCAGTAGAGTCAAAGGCCCTCCTGTCATAGAGCCTGTCCGCTGTTCAGGAAGTGAACCTTCATCTAGCgagaaaaaaaag GTGACAAAATCAGGAACTGCTCTCACACCGCCTCTCACCATGGTAGTAAACCCTGCACCCATCACTAAAAGAGTAAAGAAAAGCAAGCAGCCTCTACATATTACTAAAGACTTGGGACGATGGAAACCCACTGATGACCTGCTACTTATAAATGCAGTGTTGCAG ACCACAGACCTAACCTCAGTTCATTTGGGGGTCAAGTTCAGCTGTCGTTTCACATTGCGGGAAATTAAAGAGAGGTGGTACGCTCTCCTCTACGATCCTGTCATCTCAAA ACTGGCATGGCAGGCCATGCGTCAGCTTCACCCAGAAGCCATTGCAGCAATCCAAAGCAAAGCTCTCTTCAGTCAGGCTGAGGAGGCACTGCTGGCTAAGATTGGTTCA ACCAGTCAGCCCAAACTGGACGTGTTCCAGGAGCTTCTGAGCAAACACCCCGGTGTATTTCACCCATCTCGCACCCCCAAGAGCCTGCTGGTGCACTGGCAGCTGCTAAAGCAGTACTACCTACTGGATGACCAGAGTG TCCAGCCTCTCCCTAAAGGCGACCAGGTCCTCAACTTCTCTGATGCTGAGCAGATGGTCGATGATGTAAAGTTAAA ggaGAGCAGAGATGAGGTGTTGGAACATG AGCTGATGATTTCCGATCGTCACCAGAAAAGGGAGATCAGACAATTAGAGCAGGAGTTGCCTCGTTGGCAGGTGCTCGTGGACAGTATCACAG GGATGAGCATGCCTGACTTTGACAACCAGACGCTAGCAGCATTACGAGGAAGAATGGTTCGCTACCTCATGAGATCTCGAGAG ATTACGTTGGGCAGGGCGACCAAGGACAAACCCATAGATGTAGATCTATCACTAGAGGGACCTGCCTGGAAAATATCAAGAAAACAAG GAATTATTAAACTGAAGAATAATGGAGACTTCTTCATTGCCAATGAGGGCAGACGACCCATCTACATAGATGGCAGACCAGTCCTGTCGGGCAACAAGTGGAAACTCAACAACAACTCAGTGGTGGAG ATCGCAGGTCTTCGCTTTGTGTTTCTAATTAATCTGGAACTCATCTCACTAATAAAAGCTGAAGCAGCCAAGATGACACAGCAGTGA
- the mcrs1 gene encoding microspherule protein 1 isoform X2: protein MVVNPAPITKRVKKSKQPLHITKDLGRWKPTDDLLLINAVLQTTDLTSVHLGVKFSCRFTLREIKERWYALLYDPVISKLAWQAMRQLHPEAIAAIQSKALFSQAEEALLAKIGSTSQPKLDVFQELLSKHPGVFHPSRTPKSLLVHWQLLKQYYLLDDQSVQPLPKGDQVLNFSDAEQMVDDVKLKESRDEVLEHELMISDRHQKREIRQLEQELPRWQVLVDSITGMSMPDFDNQTLAALRGRMVRYLMRSREITLGRATKDKPIDVDLSLEGPAWKISRKQGIIKLKNNGDFFIANEGRRPIYIDGRPVLSGNKWKLNNNSVVEIAGLRFVFLINLELISLIKAEAAKMTQQ, encoded by the exons ATGGTAGTAAACCCTGCACCCATCACTAAAAGAGTAAAGAAAAGCAAGCAGCCTCTACATATTACTAAAGACTTGGGACGATGGAAACCCACTGATGACCTGCTACTTATAAATGCAGTGTTGCAG ACCACAGACCTAACCTCAGTTCATTTGGGGGTCAAGTTCAGCTGTCGTTTCACATTGCGGGAAATTAAAGAGAGGTGGTACGCTCTCCTCTACGATCCTGTCATCTCAAA ACTGGCATGGCAGGCCATGCGTCAGCTTCACCCAGAAGCCATTGCAGCAATCCAAAGCAAAGCTCTCTTCAGTCAGGCTGAGGAGGCACTGCTGGCTAAGATTGGTTCA ACCAGTCAGCCCAAACTGGACGTGTTCCAGGAGCTTCTGAGCAAACACCCCGGTGTATTTCACCCATCTCGCACCCCCAAGAGCCTGCTGGTGCACTGGCAGCTGCTAAAGCAGTACTACCTACTGGATGACCAGAGTG TCCAGCCTCTCCCTAAAGGCGACCAGGTCCTCAACTTCTCTGATGCTGAGCAGATGGTCGATGATGTAAAGTTAAA ggaGAGCAGAGATGAGGTGTTGGAACATG AGCTGATGATTTCCGATCGTCACCAGAAAAGGGAGATCAGACAATTAGAGCAGGAGTTGCCTCGTTGGCAGGTGCTCGTGGACAGTATCACAG GGATGAGCATGCCTGACTTTGACAACCAGACGCTAGCAGCATTACGAGGAAGAATGGTTCGCTACCTCATGAGATCTCGAGAG ATTACGTTGGGCAGGGCGACCAAGGACAAACCCATAGATGTAGATCTATCACTAGAGGGACCTGCCTGGAAAATATCAAGAAAACAAG GAATTATTAAACTGAAGAATAATGGAGACTTCTTCATTGCCAATGAGGGCAGACGACCCATCTACATAGATGGCAGACCAGTCCTGTCGGGCAACAAGTGGAAACTCAACAACAACTCAGTGGTGGAG ATCGCAGGTCTTCGCTTTGTGTTTCTAATTAATCTGGAACTCATCTCACTAATAAAAGCTGAAGCAGCCAAGATGACACAGCAGTGA
- the suox gene encoding sulfite oxidase, mitochondrial, whose amino-acid sequence MLLLRRCHSLTQFGPLNTQRHQVAPAVASCAVRLWSSSSEDKRSYQRAYGPTWRHALAGLLTGTGAVLAYGLHHHKAEQADTIRVQTIEKTSALPIFTQEEVTSHRSLEDGVWVTYKGGVYDITEFVAMHPGGDKILLAAGGDLEPFWALYAVHKQEHVLEILSEYKVGELSAEDVKKQQTVQSSDPYSTDPKRHPVLRINSLKPFNAEPPPEILSDSYITPSAIFFKRNHLPVPQVDPASYQLQVEGLPGGVLTLSLEELKTRFPKHTVTATLQCAGNRRSEMNKVKQVKGLNWGIAAISNATWSGARLRDVLLAAGYGPDVAQWACHVQFEGLDKDVTGTTYGASIPLNKAVSEEGDVLLAYEMNGEDLPADHGYPVRVVVPGTVGARNVKWLGKIIVSAEESSSHWQQNDYKGFSPGTDWDTVDFTSAPAIQELPIQSAITTPADGAVIDRSAEEVTVKGYAWSGGGREVVRVDVSLDGGKTWQVAQLNSSEKGRAPEPSPPLGRAWAWKLWEVTAPLPPEAQELEIVCKAVDNSYNMQPDTVPPIWNLRGVLSNAWHRVKVKISEE is encoded by the exons ATGCTGCTTCTCAGACGCTGCCACAGCCTGACTCAGTTTGGCCCTCTCAACACTCAAAG GCATCAAGTGGCACCTGCCGTGGCATCGTGTGCAGTTCGTctctggagcagcagcagtgaggacaAGAGATCTTACCAGCGTGCCTACGGTCCCACCTGGAGACATGCACTGGCAGGACTGCTGACTGGTACTGGGGCTGTACTGGCTTATGGCCTCCACCACCACAAG GCTGAGCAGGCAGACACCATCAGAGTGCAGACCATAGAGAAGACCTCAGCTCTTCCCATCTTCACCCAGGAAGAGGTCACCAGTCACCGCTCTCTGGAAGATGGCGTGTGGGTCACTTACAAAGGTGGTGTCTATGACATCACCGAGTTTGTGGCCATGCACCCTGGTGGGGATAAAATCTTGTTGGCAGCAGGTGGAGACCTTGAACCCTTTTGGGCGCTGTATGCTGTACACAAACAGGAACATGTGCTGGAAATCCTCTCAGAATATAAG GTCGGTGAGCTGAGTGCAGAAGACGTGAAGAAGCAGCAGACTGTTCAGTCATCTGACCCCTACTCAACTGACCCTAAGCGTCACCCCGTCCTGCGCATCAACAGCCTAAAGCCCTTCAATGCTGAGCCGCCTCCTGAAATCCTCTCTGACAGCTACATCACCCCCTCTGCTATCTTCTTCAAAAGAAACCACCTGCCAGTTCCACAGGTGGACCCTGCTTCATATCAGCTGCAGGTGGAGGGACTACCAGGAGGAGTGCTGACGCTGTCTTTAGAAGAGTTGAAGACTCGATTCCCTAAACACACTGTCACCGCCACGCTGCAGTGTGCCGGTAACCGGCGCTCTGAGATGAATAAGGTCAAGCAGGTGAAAGGGCTGAACTGGGGCATCGCTGCAATCAGCAATGCTACATGGAGCGGTGCAAGGCTCAGGGATGTGCTGCTGGCAGCTGGTTACGGGCCAGATGTGGCCCAGTGGGCTTGCCATGTTCAGTTTGAAGGACTGGACAAAGATGTGACCGGGACTACCTACGGTGCTTCCATCCCTCTAAACAAGGCAGTTAGCGAGGAAGGTGATGTGCTGCTGGCTTACGAAATGAACGGCGAGGATCTCCCTGCCGACCATGGCTACCCTGTCCGGGTTGTGGTACCAGGCACAGTGGGTGCACGCAATGTTAAGTGGCTGGGGAAGATCATAGTGAGTGCAGAAGAAAGCAGCAGCCACTGGCAGCAGAACGACTACAAGGGCTTCTCCCCTGGGACGGACTGGGACACAGTGGACTTCACGTCTGCTCCGGCCATCCAAGAGCTGCCCATTCAGTCAGCGATCACCACGCCGGCAGATGGTGCCGTGATTGATCGCAGTGCTGAAGAGGTGACAGTGAAGGGTTACGCCTGGAGTGGCGGGGGCAGAGAGGTGGTGCGTGTAGATGTTTCTCTGGATGGAGGAAAGACGTGGCAGGTGGCCCAGCTGAACAGCAGCGAGAAGGGACGAGCACCTGAGCCGTCGCCCCCACTGGGACGAGCCTGGGCCTGGAAGCTGTGGGAGGTAACGGCTCCTCTTCCTCCCGAGGCCCAGGAGCTGGAGATAGTCTGCAAGGCAGTCGACAACAGTTACAACATGCAGCCGGACACAGTTCCTCCCATCTGGAACCTGAGGGGCGTGCTGAGTAACGCCTGGCACAGagtgaaggtgaagatcagcgAGGAATAG